A window from Oncorhynchus mykiss isolate Arlee chromosome 9, USDA_OmykA_1.1, whole genome shotgun sequence encodes these proteins:
- the LOC110531980 gene encoding uncharacterized protein LOC110531980 isoform X1, translated as MSTVTASVVDVSRTIYSTKNGNRGRNYTGQCTPMPQPALGTQKIIQGNGTNVGTVITLQCPSRHHLVGGNEVSCVWGSNSTQWSGGSPWCKPVSPSEDFGFRVAVVASIISCAIILLMSIAFITCCLLDCVTEEEKKKEERETRLWHQLEQVELEENRASRYGHNGRNNNNNTQEKALTPWVNHDPSMCDNKRPSWYHQYPYALTGPVQASPTGPALNSAPLPCRGYNQPILPHISGLYHNPGLPHNPGLLQNPIPTQYPGPPRTTGQVPNQVVPPGSGLVRQYREQEGSVSPLLEKPYRMCRHPLYVKERPVRVISV; from the exons ATGTCAACGGTTACAGCTTCGGTCGTTGATGTTTCCAGAACTATTTATTCAACCAAAAACGGCAACCGTGGCCGTAATTATACAG GCCAGTGCACGCCCATGCCCCAGCCCGCCCTGGGCACCCAGAAGATCATTCAGGGGAATGGCACCAATGTGGGCACGGTGATCACCCTGCAGTGCCCATCCAGACACCATCTGGTGGGGGGAAATGAGGTGTCCTGTGTTTGGGGCAGCAACAGTACCCAGTGGTCAGGAGGCTCTCCATGGTGTAAAC CGGTGTCCCCGTCGGAAGACTTTGGGTTCCGTGTGGCAGTGGTGGCATCCATCATCAGCTGTGCCATTATCCTCCTCATGTCCATTGCCTTCATCACCTGCTGTCTGCTCGACTGTGTCacggaggaggagaagaagaaggaggagag GGAGACGCGTCTGTGGCACCAGCTAGAGCAAGTGGAACTGGAAGAGAACAGGGCCTCTCGCTATGGCCACAATGGCAggaacaacaataacaacacccaGGAGAAGGCACTTACACCATGGGTCAACCATGACCCTTCAATGTGTGACAATAAGAGACCCAGCTg GTATCATCAGTACCCCTATGCTCTGACTGGTCCAGTCCAGGCCTCCCCCACTGGCCCAGCCCTCAACTCAGCTCCTCTTCCCTGCAGAGGCTACAACCAGCCCATCCTCCCACACATCTCAGGCCTCTACCACAACCCAGGTCTGCCACACAATCCGGGCCTACTTCAAAACCCTATCCCAACCCAGTATCCAGGTCCACCTCGGACCACGGGCCAGGTTCCGAACCAAGTGGTACCCCCAGGCTCAGGCCTGGTCAGGCAGTATAGAGAACAGGAGGGCAGTGTATCTCCACTTCTGGAGAAGCCCTACAGGATGTGTCGACACCCCCTCTATGTCAAGGAGCGCCCCGTACGGGTCATATCCGTGTGA
- the LOC110531980 gene encoding uncharacterized protein LOC110531980 isoform X2, translating into MSTVTASVVDVSRTIYSTKNGNRGRNYTAVSPSEDFGFRVAVVASIISCAIILLMSIAFITCCLLDCVTEEEKKKEERETRLWHQLEQVELEENRASRYGHNGRNNNNNTQEKALTPWVNHDPSMCDNKRPSWYHQYPYALTGPVQASPTGPALNSAPLPCRGYNQPILPHISGLYHNPGLPHNPGLLQNPIPTQYPGPPRTTGQVPNQVVPPGSGLVRQYREQEGSVSPLLEKPYRMCRHPLYVKERPVRVISV; encoded by the exons ATGTCAACGGTTACAGCTTCGGTCGTTGATGTTTCCAGAACTATTTATTCAACCAAAAACGGCAACCGTGGCCGTAATTATACAG CGGTGTCCCCGTCGGAAGACTTTGGGTTCCGTGTGGCAGTGGTGGCATCCATCATCAGCTGTGCCATTATCCTCCTCATGTCCATTGCCTTCATCACCTGCTGTCTGCTCGACTGTGTCacggaggaggagaagaagaaggaggagag GGAGACGCGTCTGTGGCACCAGCTAGAGCAAGTGGAACTGGAAGAGAACAGGGCCTCTCGCTATGGCCACAATGGCAggaacaacaataacaacacccaGGAGAAGGCACTTACACCATGGGTCAACCATGACCCTTCAATGTGTGACAATAAGAGACCCAGCTg GTATCATCAGTACCCCTATGCTCTGACTGGTCCAGTCCAGGCCTCCCCCACTGGCCCAGCCCTCAACTCAGCTCCTCTTCCCTGCAGAGGCTACAACCAGCCCATCCTCCCACACATCTCAGGCCTCTACCACAACCCAGGTCTGCCACACAATCCGGGCCTACTTCAAAACCCTATCCCAACCCAGTATCCAGGTCCACCTCGGACCACGGGCCAGGTTCCGAACCAAGTGGTACCCCCAGGCTCAGGCCTGGTCAGGCAGTATAGAGAACAGGAGGGCAGTGTATCTCCACTTCTGGAGAAGCCCTACAGGATGTGTCGACACCCCCTCTATGTCAAGGAGCGCCCCGTACGGGTCATATCCGTGTGA